In a genomic window of Paramicrobacterium chengjingii:
- a CDS encoding putative protein N(5)-glutamine methyltransferase, producing MNEPDALALTPRLREAGCVFAEEEAALFLDAAHDPRELELMVRRRIAGEAPEHIVGWAEFCGLRIAVAPGVFIPRQRTAALVDQTVRLCRADSVVVDMCCGSGALARVIADRVPGARLHAADIDVSAVACARENLAGIGDVYEGDLVDALPPGLCGHVDVMVANVPYVPRDELRLMPAEAREHEAAVTHDGGADGLDVFRRLADAAPEWLAPGGSILSEIGAGQVDAACAALGSAGLLGVTLYDDERETTVVIGTWPR from the coding sequence TTGAACGAACCGGATGCGCTCGCCCTCACGCCCCGCCTTCGTGAGGCAGGATGTGTCTTCGCCGAGGAGGAGGCTGCACTGTTTCTCGACGCAGCGCACGATCCTCGCGAGCTGGAGCTGATGGTGCGGCGCCGCATTGCGGGTGAAGCGCCCGAGCACATTGTCGGGTGGGCCGAGTTCTGCGGATTGCGCATCGCAGTGGCGCCTGGCGTCTTCATTCCGCGCCAGCGCACTGCAGCGCTGGTCGATCAGACTGTGCGGCTGTGCCGGGCAGACAGTGTCGTAGTTGACATGTGCTGCGGTTCGGGCGCGCTCGCACGCGTCATCGCCGACCGCGTGCCGGGCGCTCGGCTTCACGCTGCTGACATCGACGTGTCGGCGGTTGCCTGCGCTCGCGAGAACCTCGCCGGTATTGGCGACGTGTATGAGGGAGACCTCGTCGATGCGCTCCCGCCCGGCTTGTGTGGACACGTCGACGTGATGGTCGCCAACGTGCCGTACGTTCCGCGCGACGAGCTGCGCCTCATGCCAGCGGAGGCGCGCGAGCACGAAGCGGCCGTCACACACGACGGCGGCGCTGACGGGCTCGACGTGTTTCGTCGCCTCGCCGATGCGGCCCCCGAGTGGCTGGCGCCGGGCGGCAGCATCCTCAGTGAAATTGGTGCCGGTCAAGTGGATGCCGCGTGTGCGGCCCTCGGCTCGGCAGGCTTGCTCGGGGTCACACTTTATGACGATGAGCGCGAGACGACCGTGGTGATCGGTACATGGCCCCGGTAA
- a CDS encoding DUF2804 domain-containing protein → MTPEPETPNRDIHECEITQPTSLTDARGRLNRNAVGWMRRPLLDTSGIDGHRTWGRNKRWEYWCVMTPTHIMAATVSSIDYAGVHEVWVFDRETHESIGHGATVPLGRGVVLPASLGNGPASAEAGPLTIEITDTDAAATRLRARAPRVRFDVIAETPPGHECLGVVVPWSDTRFQYTVKDVARPASGTLVIDDVRYDVPAGRSWAVLDHGRGRWPYDVRWNWGAGSGESNGHTIGIQIGGQWTIGTGSTENAFLLDGRLHKISQELRWQYDAQNYGEPWRITGDDIDLTFEPFYNKTSRTNLGVVTARADQCFGTYSGWFRDADGEATEFTGIEGWAEDVHNRW, encoded by the coding sequence ATGACCCCCGAACCCGAAACGCCCAATCGCGACATCCACGAATGCGAGATCACCCAGCCCACGTCGCTCACCGACGCGCGCGGGCGGCTCAATCGCAACGCTGTCGGGTGGATGCGCCGTCCGCTGCTCGACACGAGCGGCATCGACGGGCATCGCACCTGGGGTCGCAACAAGCGCTGGGAGTACTGGTGCGTCATGACACCGACGCACATCATGGCGGCCACTGTGTCTTCGATCGACTACGCCGGCGTGCACGAGGTGTGGGTGTTCGACCGTGAGACGCACGAATCGATCGGGCACGGCGCCACCGTTCCTCTGGGCCGCGGCGTCGTTCTGCCCGCGAGCCTGGGCAACGGTCCGGCGAGCGCGGAGGCGGGGCCCCTCACCATCGAGATCACCGACACGGATGCCGCAGCCACACGGCTGAGAGCACGTGCACCTCGCGTGCGGTTCGACGTCATTGCCGAGACTCCTCCGGGGCACGAGTGCCTGGGCGTGGTCGTACCGTGGAGCGATACGCGCTTTCAGTACACGGTGAAAGACGTGGCTCGACCAGCATCCGGAACCCTCGTCATCGATGACGTGCGCTACGACGTTCCCGCCGGCCGTTCGTGGGCAGTGCTCGACCATGGGCGCGGGCGCTGGCCCTACGACGTGCGCTGGAACTGGGGCGCCGGCTCCGGCGAGAGCAACGGTCACACGATCGGCATTCAGATCGGCGGCCAATGGACGATCGGCACGGGCTCGACAGAGAACGCATTCCTGCTCGACGGCCGACTGCACAAAATCAGTCAAGAACTGCGTTGGCAATATGACGCACAGAACTACGGTGAGCCCTGGCGCATCACGGGCGATGACATCGACCTCACGTTCGAGCCCTTCTACAACAAGACCTCGCGTACCAACCTCGGCGTTGTGACAGCCCGTGCCGACCAGTGCTTCGGCACGTACTCGGGGTGGTTTCGCGACGCCGACGGCGAGGCGACAGAGTTCACCGGCATCGAAGGCTGGGCCGAAGACGTGCACAACCGCTGGTGA